The following coding sequences are from one Schizosaccharomyces osmophilus chromosome 1, complete sequence window:
- the ppt2 gene encoding mitochondrial holo-[acyl-carrier-protein] synthase Ppt2, translating into MGIGIDILKVSRIRMLLEKSKFTESRFLEKCLHPKEIQQYRLLQGSQITQAQRAKWLGVRWSVKEATFKALQPSYYIYMPFMEYAHNKQGMPVINIHKPNVSITPVSVSVSHDGDYVVANALYLP; encoded by the exons ATGGGAATTGGAATAGATATTCTCAAGGTATCTAGGATACGGATgcttcttgaaaaatcaaagtttACCGAGTCACGATTTTTAGAGAAATGtcttcatccaaaagagATTCAACAGTATCGTCTGTTGCAAGGATCACAAATCACCCAGGCTCAACGAGCTAAATGGCTAGGCGTTCG TTGGTCCGTAAAGGAAGCTACATTTAAGGCTTTACAACCTTCGTACTACATTTACATGCCATTTATGGAGTATGCACACAATAAACAAG GAATGCCTGTGATCAACATTCATAAGCCGAACGTGTCTATTACTCCTGTATCTGTCTCTGTTAGTCATGATGGTGATTACGTTGTAGCAAATGCCCTCTATCTTCCATAG
- the rrp41 gene encoding exosome subunit Rrp41 gives MSLEILSLEGLRNDGRRWNEMRNFYCRTGVEPSENGSSFIQYGNTRVLCIIDGPSEPTIKSKSRADRAFVNVDISIAPFSTIDRKRRFKSDRRIQLQCLALQRTFEQVVQVELYPKSQISICLHVLHDDGAVVATCMNAATLALMDAGIPMTDYVCCCTSGIVDSDILLDLNSLEESDLSWMTVAVMGTKNKVTYMQLETKMHLDYLDSVMNVAIAGAEQIYYMMQNAIRQSAKPYLAKLV, from the exons ATG TCTCTTGAAATTTTATCGCTAGAAGGTCTTCGAAATG ACGGTCGAAGATGGAACGAAATGAGAAATTTCTATTGCCGGACTGGCGTGGAGCCTTCTGAGAATggctcttcttttattcaataTGGCAACACACGAGTGCTGTGTATTATAGACGGACCTTCGGAGCCGACGATCAAATCGAAATCGAGAGCGGATCGAGCCTTTGTAAATGTAGATATTAGCATTGCACCTTTTAGCACAATTGATCGGAAACGACGGTTCAAATCGGATCGACGGATTCAATTGCAATGTCTGGCATTACAGAGGACATTTGAACAAGTGGTTCAAGTGGAGCTATATCCGAAAAGTCAAATATCCATTTGCTTGCATGTGCTGCATGATGATGGTGCTGTGGTTGCTACATGCATGAACGCTGCTACGTTGGCACTTATGGATGCTGGAATTCCCATGACGGATTATGTTTGCTGTTGTACATCCGGGATTGTTGACTCTGacattcttttggatttgaattctttggaagaatccGATTTGTCTTGGATGACGGTTGCAGTTATGGgaaccaaaaacaaagttaCTTATATGCAGCTCGAGACGAAAATGCATCTTGACTACTTGGACTCTGTCATGAATGTGGCCATTGCAGGAGCGGAACAAATTTATTACATGATGCAGAATGCCATTCGACAAAGTGCCAAACCGTATTTGGCAAAGCTTGTATAA
- the png1 gene encoding ING family-like protein Png1 → MADEAVYVLTDYLQSLDNLPDETKHIFDEISVKEMALHDLGKQIQTADQQIQSHVKSQGSHIPHPKEESFYTSIREKYEKSIIIQNEKVQLAERARAVLMRHIKRLDDKLMKLGPGFTPAELLNQANDLTSLSSVSLNSPAGASARQAPVQARNGVGRRQSSIFGRTASQNGGFQQGVVDGVGAGRPQRPTGTISKAPSVKAGAAAYSEAVSEEEEDQEEEDNEKYCFCQQGSYGQMVACDNEDCEREWFHMECVGLKAPPEGTWYCEACREKMGN, encoded by the coding sequence ATGGCTGACGAAGCTGTTTACGTCTTGACAGATTATTTGCAGTCCTTGGATAATCTTCCCGATGAAACCAAGCACATATTCGATGAGATAAGTGTCAAGGAAATGGCGCTTCATGATTTAGGgaaacaaattcaaacaGCAGACCAACAAATTCAATCGCATGTCAAATCTCAGGGTTCGCACATTCCCCATCCCAAAGAAGAGTCTTTTTACACCTCTataagagaaaaatatgaaaagtcCATTATTATTCAGAATGAAAAGGTTCAACTCGCAGAGCGCGCACGAGCAGTGTTAATGAGACACATAAAACGCTTGGATGATAAGCTTATGAAGTTGGGTCCTGGATTTACCCCGGCGGAATTATTGAATCAAGCGAATGACCTGACTTCTCTTTCTTCGGTTTCCTTAAATTCTCCTGCTGGGGCTAGTGCTCGTCAAGCTCCCGTTCAAGCTCGCAATGGTGTTGGACGGCGGCAAAGTTCGATTTTCGGTCGAACTGCTTCTCAAAATGGAGGATTCCAGCAGGGTGTGGTGGATGGCGTTGGCGCTGGTCGGCCACAAAGACCTACAGGTACAATTTCCAAAGCACCCAGCGTCAAAGCCGGAGCTGCTGCATATAGTGAAGCAGTGTCTGAAGAGGAGGAGGATCAGGAAGAAGAGGATAACGAGAAGTACTGTTTCTGTCAACAGGGATCTTATGGTCAAATGGTTGCTTGTGATAATGAAGATTGTGAACGAGAATGGTTCCACATGGAATGCGTTGGTCTAAAGGCACCACCAGAGGGTACTTGGTATTGCGAAGCATGCCGTGAAAAAATGGGAAATTAA
- the hos2 gene encoding histone deacetylase (class I) Hos2, whose translation MSVEETDTSFNDVEYGSFFSFRPQKRKVTYHLDEQVGNYHYGDKHPMKPHRITIANHLVMGYGLHDKMNVYSPRKATFNEMASFHREDYLNFLQKITPDDAESYADTFQNFNIGADCPIFDGVYEFSQRSAGASLDASRKLTQGQTDIAINWSGGLHHAKRAEASGFCYVNDIVLAILNMLRYFPRVLYIDIDIHHGDGVQQAFYESDRVLTVSFHKYNGDFFPATGNFDEHGIKGGKYFAMNVPLDDGIGDDQYTSLYKSIIEPTINTFQPSAIVLQCGADSLGYDRLGVFNLSIRAHGECVKFTKSFNIPMLVVGGGGYTLRNVARAWCYETSICVDEPVPSQLPKDTSYYEFFSPDYTLHPKLITKIENKNSPKMLEDLRIRALEQLRYLGSAPSVQLQQIPPDLTGHLDEEDDRLNDEFLDKVLDVRVNG comes from the coding sequence atgagtGTGGAAGAGACAGATACTTCATTTAATGATGTCGAGTATGGCTCTTTCTTTAGTTTTCGCCCACAGAAGCGCAAAGTCACATACCATCTAGATGAGCAGGTCGGAAATTATCATTATGGTGACAAGCATCCTATGAAACCACATCGTATCACGATTGCTAACCATCTTGTCATGGGGTACGGCTTGCACGACAAAATGAATGTTTATAGTCCTAGGAAAGCTACATTCAACGAAATGGCTAGCTTTCACCGAGAAGACTACttaaattttttacaaaaaatcaCTCCCGACGATGCTGAATCGTATGCTGATACATTCCAGAATTTTAATATTGGCGCTGACTGTCCTATCTTTGACGGTGTATATGAGTTTTCTCAAAGGTCTGCGGGTGCCAGTCTGGACGcttcaagaaaattaaCCCAAGGACAAACGGATATTGCCATTAATTGGAGCGGCGGACTTCATCATGCAAAGCGAGCAGAAGCTAGTGGATTTTGCTATGTTAATGACATTGTCTTGGCCATTCTTAATATGCTACGTTATTTTCCTCGAGTTCTTTATATTGATATTGATATCCATCATGGAGACGGTGTCCAACAAGCATTCTACGAATCTGATCGTGTTTTAACCGTCTCCTTTCATAAATACAATGGTGACTTCTTTCCTGCAACGGGAAATTTCGACGAACATGGAATCAAAGGCGGAAAGTATTTTGCGATGAATGTACCATTAGACGATGGTATTGGTGATGATCAATACACGAGCTTGTACAAATCTATCATCGAGCCAACGATCAACACATTTCAGCCTTCGGCTATCGTACTTCAATGTGGAGCCGATTCCTTAGGTTATGACAGGTTAGGTGTTTTTAATCTTAGCATCCGTGCTCATGGCGAATGCGTAAAGTTTACGAAGTCCTTCAATATCCCCATGCTTGTTGTTGGCGGCGGTGGATACACTCTTCGGAATGTCGCTAGGGCTTGGTGCTATGAAACCTCTATCTGTGTGGACGAACCGGTTCCTTCACAGTTACCGAAAGATACTTCTTactatgaatttttttctcccGATTACACTTTACATCCAAAAttaataacaaaaattgaaaacaaaaactcaCCCAAAATGTTAGAGGACCTTAGGATACGCGCGTTGGAACAATTACGCTATTTGGGTAGTGCTCCGAGTGTTCAATTGCAGCAAATTCCTCCAGACTTAACTGGTCATTTggacgaagaagatgacCGCCTTAATGATGAATTTCTTGATAAAGTGTTAGATGTTCGGGTTAATGGGTAG
- the tif211 gene encoding translation initiation factor eIF2 alpha subunit → MSTTSCRMYENRFPEVDELVVVNVRQIQEMGAYVKLLEYDNIEGMVLLSELSRRRIRSVQKHIRVGRNEVVVVLRVDKEKGYIDLSKRRVSPEDVIKCEERFNKSKAVHSIMRHIAEKHNVPLETMYTSVGWPLYRRYGHAYDAFKLAISNAEHVFEGLEAPKPGIIDDLLGQISRRLTPQPIKIRADVEVTCFGYDGINAIKAALKSAEDLRTEEVPIKVKLVAPPLYVLLTNALDKSLGLKKLEEAIVNIEKVLSTANGTCIVKMKPKAVSETDELELADLMKKFEKENAEISGDEEDDQSGSE, encoded by the exons ATGTCGACGACAAGCTGCCGAATGTACGAGAACCGCTTCCCTGAAGTGGATGAACTCGTTGTAGTCAACG TCCGTCAAATCCAAGAAATGGGTGCTTATGTCAAACTTCTTGAATATGATAACATTGAAGGAATGGTTTTACTTTCTGAACTTTCCAGGCGTCGTATTCGTTCCGTTCAAAAGCACATCCGTGTTGGCCGTAATGAGGTCGTCGTGGTTTTGCGTGTcgacaaagaaaagg GTTATATTGATTTGTCCAAGCGTCGTGTCAGCCCCGAAGATGTCATCAAATGCGAAGAACGTTTCAACAAATCCAAGGCTGTCCACTCTATCATGCGCCATATCGCTGAAAAGCACAACGTCCCCTTAGAAACCATGTATACCTCCGTTGGTTGGCCCTTGTATCGCAGATATGGCCATGCTTACGATGCTTTCAAGTTGGCCATCTCGAACGCTGAACACGTATTCGAAGGTTTGGAAGCTCCCAAGCCTGGAATCATCGATGACTTGTTGGGCCAAATTTCTCGCCGTTTGACTCCTCAACCCATCAAGATTCGTGCTGATGTCGAAGTCACTTGCTTTGGCTACGACGGTATTAACGCCATTAAGGCTGCTTTGAAGTCTGCTGAAGATCTTCGTACCGAGGAAGTCCCTATCAAAGTCAAGCTTGTTGCCCCTCCATTGTATGTTCTCTTGACCAATGCTTTAGACAAGTCTCTTGGTTTAAAGAAGTTGGAAGAGGCCATTGTCAACATAGAAAAGGTTTTATCCACCGCTAATGGTACCTGTATCGTTAAGATGAAGCCCAAGGCCGTCAGTGAGACTGATGAACTTGAGCTTGCTGATCTCATGAAAAAATTCGAAAAGGAGAATGCTGAAATCTCTGGTGACGAAGAGGATGATCAAAGCGGTTCTGAGTAA